Proteins from one Besnoitia besnoiti strain Bb-Ger1 chromosome XIII, whole genome shotgun sequence genomic window:
- a CDS encoding hypothetical protein (encoded by transcript BESB_031240), with translation MTRATRPSLPLPCRACLCSDAHSGRVVFAFVRLVVLLTAAALLPGYADALSLTLEALASLEPRPRARASWRKNSLPLPSVPVSVERKTAGSAFGPREARQRFAASSRCDLAPHHYFSADVPRLQENAPGCLASILPRRPSVDRPLGHSSLLSPPLPSFSRSASTSIQGFPERSASLREGERPPASFFARTGACAPVRSAVFPQKASEDVKHTTADRKRRVTFLAFGNGVRLERPELPVAFLSGLLGALAWRRGRRDRGRSGEDASLAGSEPSAGDFFADDDVGGDEESVNAAAAAAEAFSSPFASFFVRQWKQTPKLTRGYLSLAAGLSLLSSCSSSRHFTPSALLFDAESLRRGRELHRLLTSLFFLGPLSLSSLLSFSFVHAYLGGLELHFQRTHSPETFRQMLGFALGCTYSLAALKQIPSDHLLQTLCTFLLYVWSRTHPGGEADVYGLCTIPNEYLPFFFLLQNWILEGKVVAADLWGVGAAGGWLLLHRLLQARKKTLAPGVRGALAARLDGGQLSKEATVQTTLGLRSPVEPVDAAQGGARPPQAPAGASLGRQRTAEGDSSLRDKGVAVDEAPAKPQFQQGRALHGRRRRW, from the coding sequence ATGACTCGCGCGACCCGCCCCTCCCTGCCGCTACCCTGtcgcgcgtgcctctgcagcgatGCGCACAGCGGAAGGGTCGTTTTCGCGTTCGTTCGCCTTGTCGTCCTGCTCACTGCGGCTGCTCTTCTGCCAGGCTACGCGGATGCACTCTCGCTCACTCTAGAGGCCCTCGCCAGCCTGGAGCCCCGCCCCAGAGCCCGCGCGAGCTGGCGCAAAAACTCCTTGCCGCTGCCTTCCGTGCCTGTGTCAGTTGAGCGGAAGACCGCCGGCTCCGCCTTTGGGCCCCGCGAAGCGCGACAGCgcttcgcggcttcctcgcgctgcgacCTGGCTCCCCATCACTATTTCTCCGCGGACGTGCCTCGCCTCCAGGAAAATGCACCTGGATGCCTGGCGTCTATCCTCCCGCGGAGACCGTCTGTAGACCGACCTTTAGGCCACAGCTCccttctgtctccgccgttgCCCTCTTTCTCGCGTTCTGCGAGCACGTCTATTCAAGGCTTTCCCgagcgaagcgcctcgctgagggagggcgagcgaccgcctgcttctttcttcgcccGCACCGGCGCCTGTGCCCCTGTCCGGAGTGCAGTTTTTCCACAGAAAGCGTCAGAAGATGTAAAACACACTACGGCAGACAGAAAGAGGCGCGTTACATTTTTGGCTTTTGGGAACGGCGTCAGACTGGAACGCCCTGAACTTCCcgtcgcctttctctcgGGTCTGCTGGGCGCACTCGCGTGGCGCAGGGGGCGACGCGACCGGGGGAGAAGCGGTGAGGACGCTTCGCTGGCAGGCAGCGAACCGAGTGCGGGAGATTTCTTCGCGGATGACGATGTTgggggagacgaggagagcgtgaacgccgcggcagcggctgcggaggcatTTAGCTCCCCGTTCGCTTCGTTTTTCGTTCGGCAGTGGAAGCAGACACCAAAACTCACCAGAGGCTACCTGTCACTCGCCGCGGggctctcgctgctgtcttctTGTTCTTCGTCTCGACACTTTacgccgtcggcgctgctTTTCGACGCggagtctctgcggcgcggccgagagCTCCACCGGCTGCTGACTTCGCTGTTCTTCCTGGggcccctctctctctcgtcgctgtTGTCCTTCTCGTTTGTCCACGCGTACTTGGGAGGCCTGGAGCTGCACTTTCAGCGCACGCACTCGCCGGAGACGTTCAGGCAGATGCTGGGCTTCGCGCTGGGATGCACCTACTCCCTGGCGGCTCTGAAGCAGATTCCAAGTGACCATCTGCTGCAAACTTTGTGCACTTTTCTCCTGTACGTCTGGAGTCGCACGCAcccgggcggcgaggcggacgtCTACGGGCTCTGCACCATCCCGAACGAGTACCTgcccttcttctttctgctgCAAAACTGGATCCTCGAAGGCAaggtcgtcgccgccgacctctggggcgtgggcgccgctggcggctggcTGCTGCTACACCGgctcctgcaggcgaggaagaagacgctggctccaggcgtccgcggcgcgctcgctgcgcgcctcgacgGGGGTCAGCTGAGCAAGGAAGCGACCGTCCAGACGACCCTCGGGCTGCGCAGCCCGGTCGAGCCCGTGGACGCCGCCCAGGGTGGAGCGCGACCCCCGCAAGCCCCGGCGGGGGCCTCACTggggagacagagaacggcggagggagacagtTCACTGCGGGACAAGGGGGTCGCTGTGGACgaagcgccagcgaagccgcAGTTTCAACAGGGGCGAGCTCTGCAtggccgacggcgccgatGGTAG